From Penicillium digitatum chromosome 5, complete sequence, one genomic window encodes:
- a CDS encoding retrotransposon ty3-gypsy subclass has translation MAQGTPTWGKLNLMTKVGGFAEAEWYAATIQYLSAGSLPSDKMLRKEVMRWASKLAIHESPLPAAATQEENTRLRFLHGDGSSAPYLEPPFRKDFLKRMHEETTTPYHPRTNGKVENFNGLLGRMLTKYCMGKPTRVWDLYLAQALFATRVREHATSGKSPFYLVYGIHPRLPGDTELVTSIRGPAELDNKIMAVNHARAEANEALLHKAIRAQKIQDEKVTTCSLQPGKWGIGPQRSKAEVRVAMVRTVQDPKSTPPRHVRTRRTWGASTKELGGKYQLRRKGLDIRHPLDGGEIIDTDSETPPSYHELATISRAEWDAMERSGVRSRLVGREEVLRHVVTKTRKQPSATKKGENMVPAPEAEEAPGTGFTPTEQVEESQPRDWNPAHKADERTEEAPGTGFTPTEQVE, from the exons ATGGCTCAGGGAACACCCACTTGGGGAAAGCTGAACCTGATGACTAAGGTAGGCGGGTTCGCCGAAGCAGAGTGGTACGCGGCCACCATTCAGTATCTGTCGGCTGGCAGCCTACCAAGCGACAAGATGCTTCGGAAGGAAGTGATGCGCTGGGCTAGCAAGCTGGCAATACACGAATCCCCCTTGCCAGCGGCCGCCACGCAGGAGGAAAACACAAGGCTGCGCTTCCTACATGGGGACGGGTCATCCGCCCCATACTTGGAACCCCCTTTCAGGAAGGACTTCCTGAAGAGAATGCACGAGGA GACAACTACGCCGTACCACCCGCGGACGAACGGCAAGGTGGAGAACTTCAACGGTCTGCTCGGACGGATGCTCACCAAGTACTGCATGGGCAAACCCACTCGGGTGTGGGACCTATACCTGGCCCAAGCCTTGTTCGCCACAAGGGTCAGGGAACATGCAACGTCCGGCAAGAGCCCATTCTACTTGGTGTACGGCATCCACCCACGCTTGCCAGGAGACACGGAACTGGTGACATCTATCCGAGGCCCTGCAGAATTGGACAACAAGATCATGGCCGTCAACCACGCACGGGCCGAGGCCAACGAAGCACTCCTACACAAGGCTATCCGAGCCCAGAAAATCCAGGACGAGAAGGTCACCACTTGCTCGCTCCAACCGGGCAAATGGGGTATTGGTCCGCAACGAAGCAAAGCAGAAGTTCGAGTCGCAATGGTTCGGACCGTACAAGATCCTAAAAGCACACCCCCTCGGCACGTACGCACTCGCCGAACCTGGGGGGCGAGTACTAAGGAACTTG GTGGCAAGTACCAACTTCGTCGGAAAGGCTTGGACATCCGACACCCACTCGACGGCGGCGAGATAATCGACACGGACTCGGAGACGCCGCCGAGCTACCACGAGCTGGCCACCATTTCCAGGGCGGAATGGGACGCAATGGAGCGTTCAGGGGTACGCTCACGTCTGGTGGGGAGGGAGGAAGTGTTACGACATGTCGTAACAAAGACAAGGAAACAGCCATCGGCCACCAAGAAGGGAGAAAACATGGTTCCTGCACCAGAAGCAGAGGAAGCACCAGGCACGGGCTTCACTCCCAcggaacaagtggaagaatcccaaccaagggattggaatcCCGCCCACAAAGCGGATGAAAGGACAGAGGAAGCACCAGGCACGGGCTTCACTCCCACGGAACAAGTGGAATAA
- a CDS encoding Retrovirus-related Pol polyprotein from transposon, which translates to MRLNALGEDLNFFDGSLHRPASAGNPIACRMLLDCGASHTFVSLETAKRLGGKWDKRKSLPVSLPNGDTLYTQGTTNVVIRLGGWTGMKVVGAVDVEGYDVVLGNDFLCKHDPHVSFPTKKMWLTDRYGEHEGHPTNYEGKGHRVRGLLRHELQRPRPFNKRPTLGRTTPEVRGRLPR; encoded by the exons ATGAGGTTAAATGCCCTCGGGGAGGACCTCAACTTCTTCGACGGCTCCCTCCACCGCCCCGCCTCGGCCGGGAACCCCATCGCTTGCCGCATGTTACTGGACTGCGGAGCAAGCCACACGTTTGTCTCGCTGGAAACCGCAAAACGCTTAGGCGGGAAATGGGATAAACGTAAGTCCTTGCCGGTGTCGCTGCCCAATGGCGACACACTGTATACGCAAGGCACAACGAACGTGGTAATCCGCTTAGGCGGATGGACCGGAATGAAGGTAGTAGGGGCGGTCGACGTGGAGGGGTACGACGTGGTGCTTGGCAACGACTTCCTGTGCAAGCACGATCCCCACGTTAGCTTCCCCACGAAGAAGATGTGGCTCACAGACCGGTACGGAGAGCACGAA GGACATCCGACGAACTATGAAGGAAAAGGACACCGAGTACGCGGTCTTCTACGCCACGAACTGCAAAGACCTCGACCCTTCAACAAGCGACCCACGCTTGGCCGAACTACTCCAGAAGTTCGCGGACGTCTTCCCCGATGA
- a CDS encoding N-acetyltransferase, GNAT family, putative, protein MSLPEQPTYVIVPSLGPSIESDRLLLRPVTDADAAALFAIRSRPEVAEMNHPKTPFKSIEETRAWMATKVFTSGPSDIIGRSFNYAIVDKSIPETEERVVGSLSINQVDPFPEIGYAVHPSSWGKGYATEALQLMLKMWWNLARRTIDGGDASAKVEKAFALCEKRNAGSCRVLEKCGFKIVGDFEEEGNDLYIFALERP, encoded by the exons ATGAGCCTACCTGAACAACCCACCTATGTGATCGTCCCATCACTGGGGCCGTCAATTGAGAGCGACCGACTCCTTCTTCGGCCAGTTACCGACGCCGATGCCGCCGCGCTTTTTGCCATTCGTTCCCGGCCCGAAGTAGCAGAAATGAA TCACCCTAAAACACCATTCAAATCAATTGAAGAGACCCGTGCATGGATGGCAACCAAAGTGTTCACAAGTGGTCCATCCGACATAATCGGACGTTCATTTAATTATGCCATTGTGGACAAGTCAATCCCGGAAACAGAGGAGCGAGTCGTTGGATCTCTCAGCATCAATCAAGTAGATCCCTTTCCCGAGATTGGATACGCAGTACATCCATCTTCTTGGGGGAAAGGGTACGCAACAGAGGCTTTGCAAttgatgttgaagatgtggTGGAATCTGGCTCGTCGAACGATTGACGGCGGAGATGCTTCGGCAAAGGTTGAGAAAGCCTTTGCTCTCTGCGAAAAGAGGAACGCTGGGAGTTGCCGTGTTCTAGAAAAGTGTGGATTCAAGATTGTGGGTGATTTCGAAGAGGAGGGGAATGACCTTTACATTTTTGCATTAGAGCGACCATGA
- a CDS encoding Aromatic amino acid and leucine permease, which produces MTENSDIENVAGQLREVREFRQGLHQRHIQMIALAGTVGTGIFLSSGRAIVEAGPLGAFLAYSIIGATVSSVVFAVGEMGALVPLNGGVIRHAEIFCDPALAFANGWNQVYSYAVSIPSEIVAAAVIIEFWITVNNAIWITVLGLLMLSTAFVFVRVYGELEFGLSILKIMLIIGINIMALVITCGGAPNKQSIGFTYWKAPYGPFVQYLGVKGPLGRFLGFWQTFDNALFAYSGIENFTLAAAETRGPRHAIPMAARRIFIRILLFYVVTIFMVGLIVSSADPNLLGSSGTASQSPFVIAARHAGIKVVPSIINAVVLTSAWSSGNSNILGGSRILYGMATQGLAPAVFKRINRFGIPWVAVALYGVFMSLGYMSLSDSASTVFTWLQNLVSISTLVNLICICIVYLRFFYGCKKQGIDRHKELPWAAPFQPYITWASLVLYVILFFTGGFTTFMRGHWNTATFVSTYFNLPFIVIVYFAYKFWAKTKVIPLAAIPIRPFIESWHKNPEPEPKPKRGLAKLNILWS; this is translated from the exons ATGACGGAGAATAGCGATATAGAGAATGTCGCAGGCCAGCTCAGGGAGGTTCGCGAGTTTAGACAGGGTCTCCATCAGCGACACATCCAGATGATTGCTCTCGCTGGTACGGTGGGGACGGGTATTTTTCTCAGTTCGGGCCGTGCCATTGTGGAAGCTGGACCATTGGGTGCGTTCTTGGCATATTCAATAATCGGTGCTACAGTTTCCAGTGTCGTCTTCGCAGTTGGCGAGATGGGAGCTCTGGTACCCCTCAACGGTGGTGTTATTCGACACGCTGAGATCTTCTGTGACCCCGCGCTAGCGTTCGCCAACGGGTGGAACCAGGTGTATTCCTACGCTGTGTCGATCCCATCGGAGATTGTTGCTGCCGCTGTAATCATTGAATTCTGGATCACTGTCAACAACGCGATATGGATCACTGTGCTTGGATTGCTCATGCTTTCGACCGCGTTTGTCTTTGTTCGCGTGTACGGAGAGCTCGAGTTTGGTCTTTCTATCCTCAAGATCATGCTCATAATAGGCATAAATATCATGGCTCTG GTGATTACCTGCGGCGGAGCCCCGAATAAACAGTCCATCGGATTTACCTACTGGAAAGCCCCGTATGGCCCGTTCGTTCAGTACTTGGGAGTGAAAGGGCCCCTTGGCCGGTTTTTAGGGTTCTGGCAAACGTTCGACAACGCTCTCTTCGCGTACTCCGGTATCGAGAACTTTACTCTCGCTGCAGCGGAGACCCGAGGCCCTCGCCACGCTATCCCCATGGCTGCCAGACGGATCTTCATCCGCATCTTGCTCTTCTATGTGGTAACAATCTTCATGGTCGGTTTGATTGTTTCGTCTGCCGATCCAAATCTTCTGGGCTCGTCGGGAACAGCATCACAGTCCCCTTTCGTTATTGCAGCCCGCCATGCTGGTATCAAAGTGGTTCCCTCAATCATCAACGCAGTTGTTCTCACCTCAGCATGGTCTTCCGGGAACAGCAATATCTTGGGAGGTTCCAGAATCCTGTACGGGATGGCAACTCAGGGTCTCGCCCCTGCTGTATTCAAACGTATCAACCGCTTCGGTATCCCTTGGGTGGCTGTCGCGCTCTATGGCGTTTTCATGTCACTTGGATACATGAGTCTTTCCGATTCAGCCAGCACAGTATTCACATGGCTACAAAATCTGGTCTCGATCTCGACTCTAGTGAATTTGATATGCATCTGCATTGTCTATCTTAGGTTCTTCTACGGATGCAAGAAGCAGGGGATCGATCGCCACAAGGAGCTTCCATGGGCAGCACCTTTCCAGCCATACATTACTTGGGCGTCGTTGGTCCTGTACGTTATTCTATTCTTCACTGGAGGCTTTACGACATTTATGCGCGGTCACTGGAACACCGCAACCTTTGTTTCGACTTATTTCAATCTGCCGTTCATCGTGATCGTGTATTTTGCCTACAAATTCTGGGCGAAAACAAAGGTCATCCCGCTGGCTGCAATTCCCATTCGGCCTTTCATCGAAAGCTGGCACAAGAACCCCGAGCCGGAGCCAAAGCCGAAGCGTGGCCTCGCGAAACTCAATATTTTGTGGTCATGA
- a CDS encoding Flavin amine oxidase — protein MAQYFHLSSPITGINPIKPSNHCSDLVAVDVAPKELIEGTYAARSESKKVIVVGAGVSGLHAAAVLHRHGCEVVVLEARDRIGGRILTSRTGDRVRDIGAAWMHETSQNILVKLIPQLSIPYYYDDGVPLYFTREGRAGSQFKAKKVADEFADYCEWFYESNPEAEDRPVHEFAKEFVLQHQLITEDERDWAPQAVREVELWIGTSTDQASSKHLSYFITERNLYMKGGYDRIVNWTAEPLRSDPSIIRLNHHVEEVEWNEDGTALAQVRYKDAAGEIGFLGGDAVIMTSPLGVYHHKLISFNPPLPSDIEEGMSKFSYGALGKVFFEFAEVFWSKENDQFVFYPSPPDETDISSGSSVQSSPSIFSVGENDNILNYATVTINLWIMTGSKELCVQIAEPLTQRIENMQDPKEIYLFFEPLFKLFRTEPYKALPRLINVETTHWTQDPLAGYGSYSADKVGDEPQLLVAALETHKSSRLQFAGEHCTIAGNGCVHGAYKSGETAATNLLEAFGIPYDGVDDLSLK, from the exons ATGGCTCAATATTTTCACCTTTCTTCTCCCATCACGGGCATTAATCCCATAAAACCTAGTAATCATTGCTCCGACCTGGTTGCGGTCGATGTGGCTCCGAAGGAGTTGATCGAGGGAACATACGCAGCGAGGTCGGAGAGCAAGAAGGTGATTGTGGTGGGCGCTGGGGTTTCAGGACTACATGCCGCGGCTGTCCTGCACCGCCATGGTTGTGAGGTGGTGGTCTTAGAAGCACGCGATCGCATTGGTGGAAGAATCTTGACCAGCCGAACGGGTGACCGTGTCCGAGATATTG GCGCCGCTTGGATGCATGAGACGTCCCAGAACATCCTGGTGAAACTCATTCCCCAGCTATCTATACCGTATTATTATGACGATGGCGTTCCTCTGTACTTCACGAGAGAAGGCCGAGCTGGATCTCAGTTCAAAGCCAAGAAAGTCGCAGACGAGTTTGCAGATTACTGCGAGTGGTTTTACGAATCTAACCCGGAGGCTGAGGACCGTCCCGTCCACGAATTTGCGAAAGAGTTCGTCCTCCAACACCAGCTTATCACCGAAGATGAACGTGATTGGGCTCCGCAGGCTGTCCGTGAGGTAGAATTGTGGATCGGCACTAGTACGGATCAAGCATCGTCCAAACATCTATCTTACTTCATTACCGAGCGCAATCTATATATGAAGGGTGGCTATGATCGGATCGTCAACTGGACTGCCGAGCCTCTCCGAAGCGATCCGAGCATCATTAGACTCAACCATCATGTCGAGGAGGTGGAGTGGAACGAAGACGGGACCGCCCTGGCTCAAGTCCGGTACAAGGATGCTGCCGGAGAAATCGGGTTCCTTGGGGGAGATGCAGTGATCATGACTAGCCCACTAGGTGTCTACCACCACAAACTCATCTCGTTCAACCCGCCCTTGCCGAGTGACATCGAAGAGGGCATGTCTAAGTTCAGCTACGGTGCCTTGGGCAAGGTGTTTTTCGAGTTCGCCGAAGTTTTCTGGTCAAAGGAGAATGACCAGTTCGTCTTCTACCCATCTCCACCAGATGAAACGGATATTTCATCTGGATCATCCGTGCAGTCCAGCCCCAGCATATTCTCCGTGGGGGAAAATGATAACATCCTCAACTACGCCACCGTGACAATCAACTTGTGGATTATGACGGGCAGCAAAGAGCTATGCGTACAGATTGCCGAGCCTCTGACGCAGCGCATTGAGAATATGCAAGATCCGAAGGAGATATATCTATTTTTTGAACCGCTTTTCAAACTGTTCCGCACAGAACCTTACAAGGCTTTGCCCCGCCTGATCAATGTTGAAACTACACATTGGACCCAGGACCCGCTGGCCGGGTATGGAAGTTACTCTGCCGACAAAGTTGGAGATGAGCCGCAGCTGTTGGTAGCTGCGTTGGAAACCCACAAATCCAGCCGCTTGCAGTTCGCCGGTGAGCATTGTACTATTGCTGGCAATGGCTGCGTACATGGTGCTTACAAGTCGGGTGAAACCGCTGCAACCAACCTGCTCGAGGCCTTTGGAATTCCGTATGATGGTGTAGATGACCTTAGTTTGAAATGA
- a CDS encoding Protein HOL1, putative translates to MAEDLQLNGTERICVDGEVALIPSPTNSPNDPLNWSIWRRYWHSLLVLVFVALTSATANDASSAGNGMNAELGITWDQINIAAGVLFVGIGYTTLLLGPAPFLYGRRISYLICLAFSVIVSIGLALTQNVGDNIWSQLFVGASESCAEALAQLSLSDLFFQHQRGLVLGLYVLATSIGTFTGPLVSSFIVDSPLGWRWVGWLAVIISGGLFLIFYFTLEETSFDRNNPICGHDAPPVGAKPTSNDLPLEKKDEPIASVQRAPSDRELDEECGQEKRKSYFQRIALITPSPTLVGTGFKQYCRRLFHTLRVFTFPAVLYSGLQWGAQDAWLTFYLTVETDNWYDAPWNYSDAAVGIMNVPTLIGSVLGCIYGGWFSDFFVMWMAKRNKGIFEAEQRLWLLLPVAFIGPAGLMLFGIGSDKGWDWHLPYLGLGFIGFGWGCAGDLSMAYLMDAYPDMVLEGMVGVSVINNTIGCIFTFTAQNWLDAQSLAQVFIAIGVLSFCFIMTTVPMIYWGKTCRKLTRKQYEAFLLLRDGPS, encoded by the coding sequence ATGGCAGAGGACCTGCAACTGAATGGCACCGAGCGCATTTGCGTTGACGGGGAGGTCGCCTTGATTCCCTCACCCACCAATTCTCCAAATGATCCACTGAACTGGAGCATCTGGAGACGGTACTGGCATTCACTTTTAGTCCTTGTGTTTGTCGCCCTGACCTCGGCAACCGCCAATGATGCCAGCAGCGCGGGAAACGGCATGAACGCTGAGCTGGGTATCACGTGGGACCAGATCAACATTGCCGCGGGCGTTTTGTTTGTCGGCATTGGATATACCACACTGCTCCTCGGCCCAGCGCCTTTCTTATATGGAAGACGTATCTCCTATCTGATTTGTCTGGCGTTTTCCGTCATCGTCTCCATCGGCCTAGCCCTCACGCAAAATGTCGGAGACAACATCTGGAGCCAACTTTTCGTAGGCGCCTCCGAATCCTGCGCGGAGGCGCTTGCCCAGCTGTCTCTTTCCGATCTGTTCTTTCAGCATCAAAGAGGGCTGGTACTTGGATTATACGTTCTTGCCACGAGTATCGGTACATTCACGGGACCCTTGGTGTCCAGCTTTATCGTCGACTCTCCTCTGGGGTGGAGATGGGTGGGCTGGCTTGCCGTCATCATATCCGGGGGCTTGTTCCTTATCTTTTACTTCACATTGGAGGAAACGTCTTTCGATCGGAACAACCCCATTTGCGGACATGATGCGCCTCCTGTTGGGGCTAAGCCCACGTCGAATGACCTCCCGCTGGAGAAAAAGGATGAACCGATCGCGAGCGTGCAGCGGGCACCCTCCGACCGTGAACTCGACGAAGAATGCGGccaggaaaaaagaaagtcttATTTCCAGCGTATCGCCTTGATCACCCCATCGCCAACTCTGGTCGGAACGGGCTTCAAGCAGTATTGTCGGCGCCTGTTCCATACACTGCGCGTCTTCACCTTCCCGGCAGTCCTCTACTCGGGCCTTCAATGGGGTGCCCAAGACGCCTGGCTGACCTTCTACCTCACCGTTGAAACGGACAATTGGTACGATGCACCTTGGAACTACAGCGATGCCGCCGTGGGCATCATGAACGTGCCGACCCTAATCGGATCGGTCCTCGGCTGTATTTACGGTGGATGGTTCTCCGACTTCTTCGTCATGTGGATGGCCAAGCGAAACAAGGGCATCTTCGAGGCTGAGCAGCGTCTCTGGCTCTTATTGCCTGTGGCCTTTATCGGACCTGCTGGCCTCATGCTGTTCGGGATTGGCTCGGACAAAGGCTGGGACTGGCATCTACCGTATCTTGGACTGGGATTCATTGGTTTCGGCTGGGGTTGTGCAGGCGATCTTAGCATGGCGTATCTCATGGATGCCTACCCGGACATGGTATTGGAGGGCATGGTCGGTGTCTCGGTCATCAACAACACTATTGGTTGTATTTTCACATTCACCGCTCAGAATTGGTTGGATGCGCAGAGTCTTGCGCAGGTTTTCATTGCGATTGGCGTCTTGAGCTTCTGCTTTATTATGACCACCGTCCCGATGATCTACTGGGGCAAGACGTGTCGGAAGCTCACTCGGAAGCAGTACGAGGCTTTCCTGCTGCTTCGTGATGGACCTTCTTAG
- a CDS encoding Concanavalin A-like lectin/glucanase, subgroup, which yields MGFKSYYQWVTLALAATAAAQTSTSCNPTKQICPADTGLDKYRLSTDFTSGSLSRWKTIAGTVTTTDLGTKFTVSRQGDAPTIESEFYIFFGHVDVKMRAANGTGIISTWVLESDDLDEIDWEQVSTYSTEIQTDYFGKGNTTTYDRGTTVIVSAPEETFHTYSVDWTSERIEWLVDGQVVRTLEYADAVDGKNYPQTPMRIRIGIWAGGDPSNAVGTIEWAGGETDYTKGPFSMYVESVDIINYNPASTYRYTDLTGDYTSIKATNATTLTDLSPLNSSSSVASSKTSESSKTSESSKTSESSKTSESSKTSESSKTSESSKTSESSKTSASAKATVSASASVSANTSASTNPPASAKASSSLDVSSSASASAAASSVSFVSAAPASYYTSIIAMALGSLFAGLIQF from the exons ATGGGTTTCAAGTCTTACTACCAATGGGTTACTCTTGCTCTGGCAGCGACTGCTGCTGCGCAGACAAGCACCAGCTGCAATCCTACGAAGC AGATTTGCCCAGCAGACACCGGTCTGGACAAGTACCGTCTGAGCACCGACTTTACCTCCGGATCACTCAGTCGCTGGAAAACCATCGCCGGCACCGTAACTACTACCGACCTCGGCACCAAGTTCACCGTTTCCAGGCAGGGTGACGCCCCGACAATCGAAAGTGAATTCTACATCTTTTTTGGTCATGTCGACGTCAAGATGAGAGCCGCGAACGGCACAGGCATTATCAGCACCTGGGTCCTAGAATCAGACGACCTTGATGAGATCGACTGG GAACAAGTCAGTACCTACAGCACGGAAATCCAAACCGACTACTTCGGCAAAGGCAACACAACCACCTACGACCGCGGCACAACCGTGATCGTCTCAGCCCCAGAAGAAACATTCCACACCTACTCAGTGGACTGGACATCCGAACGCATCGAGTGGCTCGTTGATGGCCAAGTCGTGCGCACACTCGAATACGCCGACGCTGTCGACGGCAAAAACTACCCCCAAACCCCCATGCGTATCCGCATCGGCATCTGGGCCGGCGGCGACCCAAGCAACGCCGTGGGCACGATCGAGTGGGCTGGCGGCGAGACTGATTACACCAAAGGTCCTTTCTCCATGTACGTTGAGTCGGTCGATATCATCAACTACAACCCGGCTTCGACGTACAGGTATACCGATCTGACTGGCGACTACACGAGTATCAAGGCTACTAACGCTACGACCTTGACTGACTTGAGCCCGTTGAACTCGAGTTCTAGTGTTGCTTCGAGCAAGACTTCTGAGTCAAGCAAGACTTCTGAATCAAGCAAGACTTCTGAATCAAGCAAGACTTCTGAATCAAGCAAGACTTCTGAATCAAGCAAGACTTCTGAATCAAGCAAGACTTCTGAATCAAGCAAGACTTCTGCGTCGGCTAAGGCGACTGTATCGGCTAGTGCTTCTGTATCGGCTAATACTTCTGCATCAACTAATCCTCCTGCATCGGCCAAGGCTAGCTCATCTTTGGATGTTTCTTCATCGGCTTCGGCTTCGGCCGCTGCTTCTTCTGTGAGCTTTGTCTCTGCTGCGCCAGCTTCTTACTATACTTCTATAATTGCCATGGCCCTGGGATCTCTTTTTGCTGGGTTGATTCAATTCTAG
- a CDS encoding Lipopolysaccharide-modifying protein, producing the protein MLRSFPRSRRLFYLLLACAVTSICFLNILFLVHAIDNSVIRHPSLRLFAATTSPVFGQYARDEHPIVDLMREANRNWRKYDDGRSKSFRQTVAKYRDTHGRHPPPGFKEWYMFARKNKAHNVDDFQQITGDLRPFWAVPPAGIRQMAAKLQCSDGIAGVQIRNKNVVYSPGEGWRVETLRSSVKRIARYLPDMDIALNIMDQPRVMVSFEETQEYLRTEALTRSLPSDARDGFTQGMNYLYEEDSNIESNADPSWFSIAGKPYMDFARESCDPHSPARNDNITVEDADKLYKSYSGGFVTNFTASSDLCTVGPVLGKNHGFLFSASSNLVTRKLIPVFSECKVSVNNDILFPANMYFMNDKRYTYNSRHDYEWRDKADTLLWRGVTSGGVQLADNWQHMHRQRFVHITNHTDVRSETVSILSESSMGHYRTYPNFYPSKFSLDHFDVGFTEAWGCIPDCSFYDDVWTYKEPQDFSEQFKAKYLVDIDGHSFSGRWRAFQLSKSLGIKATIFREWHDSRLFPWRHFIPMDNRYDDLYGLMTYFLGLDPQASPVDALTSSEPYIKKHDFEAEVIASQSRKWAQHALRDEDLDIYLYLLLLEYGRIIDDNRDSIGYSGDGSELDHFDDRFPFSPAIPSIVNPPPPNTDEQ; encoded by the coding sequence ATGCTCCGCTCATTCCCTCGGAGTCGCAGATTATTCTACCTGCTATTGGCCTGCGCAGTAACTTCGATATGCTTTCTCAACATCCTATTCCTCGTACACGCTATCGACAATTCGGTGATTCGTCACCCTAGTCTGAGGCTCTTTGCCGCAACAACGAGTCCCGTGTTCGGACAGTATGCACGCGATGAGCATCCTATTGTGGACCTGATGAGGGAAGCGAACCGAAACTGGCGGAAATATGATGATGGTCGCTCGAAAAGTTTCCGCCAAACAGTTGCCAAATATCGTGATACACATGGACGACACCCACCTCCCGGTTTCAAGGAATGGTACATGTTTGCACGCAAAAATAAGGCACATAATGTGGACGACTTCCAGCAGATCACGGGCGATCTGCGGCCTTTTTGGGCGGTTCCTCCGGCGGGAATTCGACAGATGGCAGCCAAGCTACAATGCAGCGACGGCATTGCAGGTGTGCAAATCCGCAACAAGAACGTTGTTTACTCCCCTGGAGAAggatggagagttgaaacACTGCGAAGTTCGGTCAAACGCATTGCTCGATATCTTCCGGATATGGATATTGCGCTTAACATTATGGATCAACCGCGAGTTATGGTTTCATTTGAGGAGACCCAGGAATACCTCCGCACCGAAGCCCTCACCAGAAGCTTACCCAGCGATGCGCGGGATGGATTCACCCAGGGCATGAACTACCTCTATGAGGAAGATTCCAACATCGAGAGTAATGCTGATCCATCCTGGTTCTCGATTGCTGGAAAACCATACATGGACTTCGCCAGGGAGTCCTGTGACCCTCACTCTCCCGCTCGGAATGACAACATCACTGTAGAGGATGCTGATAAGCTATACAAATCGTACTCGGGTGGGTTTGTTACCAACTTCACCGCGTCCTCTGATCTTTGCACCGTCGGCCCCGTTCTTGGGAAGAACCACGGATTTTTGTTCTCGGCATCCAGTAACCTTGTCACAAGGAAACTAATACCAGTCTTCAGCGAGTGTAAGGTTAGCGTGAACAACGATATCCTTTTCCCTGCTAATATGTATTTCATGAACGACAAACGTTACACGTACAATTCGCGACATGACTACGAGTGGAGAGATAAGGCGGACACTCTCCTCTGGCGCGGCGTCACCTCCGGGGGTGTCCAACTTGCAGACAATTGGCAGCATATGCACCGCCAACGCTTTGTGCACATTACCAACCACACTGATGTAAGATCAGAGACGGTCTCAATCCTCTCTGAGAGCAGCATGGGGCATTATCGCACCTACCCCAACTTCTATCCAAGCAAGTTTTCATTGGACCACTTCGATGTCGGTTTCACTGAAGCGTGGGGCTGCATTCCGGATTGCTCTTTCTACGACGATGTTTGGACATACAAAGAACCCCAGGATTTTAGCGAGCAGTTCAAGGCAAAATACCTCGTCGACATTGACGGTCACAGCTTCTCCGGTCGGTGGCGCGCCTTTCAGCTCAGCAAATCCCTAGGGATCAAAGCAACCATTTTCCGGGAATGGCATGACTCCCGGCTCTTTCCCTGGCGTCACTTTATTCCCATGGATAATCGATATGATGACCTGTACGGATTAATGACCTACTTCCTAGGTCTGGATCCACAAGCATCCCCCGTGGATGCGTTGACAAGTAGCGAGCCGTACATTAAGAAGCATGACTTTGAGGCTGAGGTGATCGCATCTCAGAGTCGTAAATGGGCGCAGCATGCGCTGCGCGATGAAGATCTTGACATCTATCTttatcttcttctcctcgagTATGGACGCATCATTGATGACAATCGCGATAGCATTGGGTACAGTGGCGACGGAAGTGAGCTAGACCACTTTGACGATcgatttcctttttctccgGCGATACCGAGTATCGTCAACCCTCCTCCCCCAAACACTGATGAGCAATGA